From Fundulus heteroclitus isolate FHET01 unplaced genomic scaffold, MU-UCD_Fhet_4.1 scaffold_149, whole genome shotgun sequence, one genomic window encodes:
- the LOC105922472 gene encoding type-2 ice-structuring protein, with product MESKQPQKLLHNSSALPSSPYNIRLKLPASSTFKMRALRLSASICALMVLTNALAVPEAKSDDDETAEINLEKRSPYCSSGWTRFNGRCFRYIATPMSWSRAEKNCRSMNANLASVQNIGEYYKIQRLIFMRSNKYTETWIGGSDAQQERLWLWSDGTPFRFTFWCSGKPKNLRTQNCLRMNYRGQRCWADFQCYYLRPSVCAKKAWPILG from the exons ATGGAAAGCAAACAACCTCAGAAGTTGTTACACAACTCT TCTGCGTTGCCCAGCTCACCCTACAACATCAGACTGAAGCTACCAGCATCTTCCACCTTCAAGATGAGAGCCTTGCGTCTTTCAGCATCCATCTGTGCCTTGATGGTTCTGACTAACGCCCTCG CTGTTCCAGAAGCAAAGTCGGATGATGACGAAACAG CGGAGATCAACCTGGAGAAGAGGTCACCCTATTGCTCAAGTGGTTGGACCAGATTCAACGGTCGCTGCTTCCGCTACATTGCAACCCCCATGAGTTGGTCCAGAGCCGAG AAAAACTGTCGGTCCATGAATGCAAACCTTGCATCGGTCCAAAACATCGGGGAGTACTACAAGATCCAGAGGCTGATATTTATGAGAAGTAACAAGTACACAGAGACCTGGATCGGAGGCAGCGATGCGCAGCAG gagaGACTGTGGTTATGGAGCGATGGTACTCCTTTCCGCTTTACATTCTGGTGTTCTGGAAAGCCCAAAAACTTACGTACGCAGAATTGCTTACGCATGAACTATAGAG GTCAGAGGTGCTGGGCTGACTTTCAGTGCTACTACCTAAGGCCTTCTGTCTGTGCCAAGAAGGCCTGGCCAATCCTGGGCTGA